In Pan paniscus chromosome 13, NHGRI_mPanPan1-v2.0_pri, whole genome shotgun sequence, one DNA window encodes the following:
- the LOC129393007 gene encoding LOW QUALITY PROTEIN: tubulin beta-8 chain-like (The sequence of the model RefSeq protein was modified relative to this genomic sequence to represent the inferred CDS: deleted 1 base in 1 codon) yields MREIVLTQARQYGNQIGAKFWEVISDEHAIDSAGTYHGDSHLQLEHINVYYNEASGSRYVPRAVLVDLEPGTMDSVRSGPFGQVFRPDNFTSGQCGAGNNWAKGHYTEGAELMESVMDVVRKEAESCDCLQGFQLTHSLGGGTGSGMGTLLLSKIWEEYPDRIVNTFSILPSPKVSDTVVDPYNATLSVHQLIENADETFCIDNEALYDTCSRTLKLPTPTYGDLNHLVSATMSGVTTCLRFPGQLNADLRKLAMNMAPFPQLHFFMPGFAPLTSQGSQHYRALTVAELTQQMFDAKNMRAARDPRHGRYLTAAAIFRGRMPMREVDEQMFNIQDKNSSYFADWFPDNVKTAVCDIPPWGLKMSATFIGNNTAIQELFTCVSEQFTAMFRRKAFLHWYTGEGMDEMEFTEAESNVNDLVSEYQQYQDATAEEEEMDEYAEEEVA; encoded by the exons ATGAGGGAGATTGTGCTCACGCAGGCCAGGCAGTACGGGAACCAGATCGGGGCCAA GTTCTGGGAGGTGATCTCTGATGAACATGCCATCGACTCCGCTGGCACCTACCACGGGGACAGCCACCTGCAGCTGGAGCACATCAACGTGTACTACAACGAGGCCAGCG GTAGCAGGTACGTGCCCCGTGCTGTGCTCGTGGATCTGGAGCCGGGCACCATGGACTCTGTGCGCTCGGGTCCCTTCGGGCAGGTCTTCAGGCCAGACAACTTCACTTCCG GTCAGTGTGGGGCCGGAAACAACTGGGCCAAGGGACACTACACAGAAGGCGCGGAGCTGATGGAGTCAGTGATGGACGTTGTCAGAAAGGAGGCTGAGAGctgtgactgcctgcagggtttcCAGCTGACCCACTCCCTGGGTGGGGGTACTGGGTCTGGGATGGGTACCCTTCTGCTCAGTAAGATCTGGGAGGAGTACCCAGACAGGATCGTAAACACATTCAGCATCCTGCCCTCGCCCAAGGTGTCAGACACCGTGGTGGATCCCTACAACGCCACCCTCTCAGTCCACCAGCTCATAGAAAACGCGGATGAGACCTTTTGCATAGATAATGAAGCGCTATATGACACATGTTCCAGGACCCTAAAACTGCCCACACCCACCTATGGTGACCTGAACCACCTGGTGTCTGCTACCATGAGTGGGGTCACCACATGCCTGCGCTTCCCAGGCCAGCTGAATGCTGACCTGCGGAAGCTGGCCATGAACATGGCCCCATTTCCCCAGCTACATTTCTTCATGCCCGGCTTTGCCCCACTGACCAGCCAGGGCAGCCAGCACTACCGGGCCTTGACTGTGGCTGAGCTTACCCAGCAGATGTTTGATGCTAAGAACATGAGGGCTGCCCGTGACCCCCGTCACGGCCGCTACCTAACGGCGGCTGCCATTTTCAGGGGTCGCATGCCCATGAGGGAGGTGGATGAACAGATGTTCAACATTCAAGATAAGAACAGCAGCTACTTTGCTGACTGGTTCCCCGACAACGTAAAAACAGCCGTCTGTGACATCCCACCCTGGGGGCTAAAAATGTCAGCCACCTTCATTGGGAATAATACGGCCATCCAGGAACTCTTCACATGTGTCTCAGAGCAGTTTACAGCAATGTTCAGGCGCAAGGCCTTCCTCCACTGGTACACGGGTGAGGGCATGGATGAGATGGAATTCACCGAGGCTGAGAGCAACGTGAACGACCTGGTGTCTGAATATCAGCAATATCAGGATGCCACggccgaggaggaggag atggatgAGTATGCTGAGGAGGAGGTGGCCTAG